The nucleotide sequence CGCCTAAGCTATCGTAATTGCCCTCGCGGTTGAAGTAGATGCTGTCGCTTCCCGTATGGCTGAATACGCCGTCGAGGACGATGCGGATGCCCTCGGCCTTCGCCGCCTTCACGAGGTCTTGAAACTCCTCGTTCGTGCCGAAGATCGGATCGATCTTGTGGTAGTCGCCCGTATCGTAGTGGTGGTTGCTCGGCGACTCGAAAACGGGATTGAGGTAGATGACGGAAATGCCAAGCTCCCTCAGGTAGGAAAGCTTCGACTTCAGCCCCTTGATATTGCCGCCGAAGAAATCGTACTGCACGATTTCCTTGGTATCGACATCCTTGTAGTAGCAGGGCTGGTCGCCCCAGTGCGCGTGCACGACGGCGCCCTTCTTCTCGACGATCGCATCGCCCTCGCGGCAGAAGCGATCGGGGAAGATCTGGTACATGACGGCATGCTTCGCCCAGTCAGGGGTCTTCGCGCCCTTGTTGAACACGGTGATCTGGAACGACGGCGGTGCGTTGTCGTAAATGCCGCCCATGCCGCCCAGATGCTCGTTGTTGTTGCCGTAATACCATGTGCCGGAACTCGTGGCAACGATGAAATAGTACCATAGCAGGCAGCCGGTATCGGGCAAATCGATGCGCGCGACATAAAAGCGGTCCTGGACGCCTTCCGCCGACTTCGTCTCCAGCTCGATGAGCCTTTCCCCCGCGCCTTCTCGCCAAAGGCGCAGAATGACCTTCGATACTTCGTCCTGCGTTCGGATGCGAATGCCGAGTTGGACGGAGGATGATGCCTCGGCGGGTCCCACGGGCGAGCGGTAAAACACATCTTGCGAGTTGTGCTCCGCTTCTCGCTGCGCCATAATATCGCCTCCTAAATTATTCGAAAAAGCAGGGAAATCCGCTAGGAAAGCACCGATAGAAAACGCACTTCCCTCTTCCCCTTCTCTACTTTGTTTCGTCTTTTCTTCGCAGAAAATTAATAGGCGAGAAAGGCAAGAAAGCCCAACGCAAGCGTTGGGCTTTGCCAAATCTCACTTCGCCAATAATTTCTCATAGAGCGCCTTGTACTCTCCTGCCGATTTCTTCCAGCTGAAGTCCGCCTGCATGGCGTTCTTGACGATCTTCTGCCAGATTTCGAGCGTGCTGCATTCGCGGATGGCGCGCTTGACGGCGTACATCATTTCGTGCGCGTTGTAGTTGCTAAAGAGGTAGCCCGTGCCCTCGCCCGTCTTGTTGCTGAACTGCGTGACCGTGTCCTTGAGTCCGCCCGTCTCGCGCACGACGGGAATCGTGCCGTAGCGCATGGCGATGAGCTGGCCGATGCCGCACGGCTCGTAGTTCGACGGCATGAGGAAGACGGTCGCGCCCGCATAGATGCGCTGCGCAAGCTCGTTCGAGAAGCGGATGTTCGCCGAAACCTTGCTCGGGAAACGCCACGCGAGCCCCTTGAACCAATCCTCATAGACCTTGTCGCCCGTGCCGAGGACGACAAACTGGATGTCCTCGTGCTGCAGGATCTCATCCATGACGCGCACGATGAGATCGAGACCCTTGGGCGGCACGAGTCGCGAGACGAGCGCGACCATCGGGATCTGACGATTTACGGGCAGTCCGAGCTGCTTCTGCAGCGCGACCTTGTTGTCGATCTTGCGGTCGATGGACGTAATGTCGAACGTCTCATAGATCGCCTTGTCCGTCGCCGGGTTGTAGACTTCGTAGTCGAGTCCGTTGACAATGCCGTAGATGTCCGCGCTCCTCTTCCTAAGAAGCCCGTCGAGCATCTCGCCGAAGTATTCGTACTGGATCTCCTCGGCGTAGGTGCGCGACACCGTCGAGATATAGTCGGCGTAGGTCAGGCCGCCCTTCATGAAGTTGACGGCATCGTAGAACTCCAGATCGCCGTTCGTGAAATACTTCCAGTCGAGTCCCAAGACGTCCTGCATGACGTTCTTCGGGAAGACGCCTTGATACTTGAGGTTGTGGATCGTGTAGATCGTGCGGATCTTCTCGTAGCGCGCATCTCCCATGTGCTCAAGCTTCAAGAGCACGGGAACGAGTCCCGCGTGCCAGTCGTTCGCATGGATGATGTCGGGCCAGAAATCCATCGCCTCCAAGAGGTTCAGGACGGCGCGCGCGAAGAAGGAGAAGCGCTCCGCATCGTCATCGTAGCCGTAGAAGCCCTCGCGGTAGAAGTATTCTTCATTGTCGATGAAGTAGTAGGTCACGCCGTCCATGACGAGTCGGTCAACGCCGACGAACTTGTCACGCCACGCAACATTGAGCGTGCCGTCGTAAAGATGTTCCATCTTGTCGATGTATTCCGCTGAAATCTTGCCGAACTTCGGCATGACGACGCGGATGTCGACGCCCTGCTTGACGAGTTC is from Selenomonas sputigena ATCC 35185 and encodes:
- the glgA gene encoding glycogen synthase GlgA → MRVLYVAAEAVPFAKTGGLADVAGSLPKELVKQGVDIRVVMPKFGKISAEYIDKMEHLYDGTLNVAWRDKFVGVDRLVMDGVTYYFIDNEEYFYREGFYGYDDDAERFSFFARAVLNLLEAMDFWPDIIHANDWHAGLVPVLLKLEHMGDARYEKIRTIYTIHNLKYQGVFPKNVMQDVLGLDWKYFTNGDLEFYDAVNFMKGGLTYADYISTVSRTYAEEIQYEYFGEMLDGLLRKRSADIYGIVNGLDYEVYNPATDKAIYETFDITSIDRKIDNKVALQKQLGLPVNRQIPMVALVSRLVPPKGLDLIVRVMDEILQHEDIQFVVLGTGDKVYEDWFKGLAWRFPSKVSANIRFSNELAQRIYAGATVFLMPSNYEPCGIGQLIAMRYGTIPVVRETGGLKDTVTQFSNKTGEGTGYLFSNYNAHEMMYAVKRAIRECSTLEIWQKIVKNAMQADFSWKKSAGEYKALYEKLLAK